From the Hymenobacter yonginensis genome, one window contains:
- a CDS encoding S46 family peptidase: protein MRTNHWAKALLLTLLLPFTARADEGMWLPLFVKRLNQADMQKKGLKLTAEEIYDVNNASLKDAVVQLGGFCTGEFVSSQGLLLTNHHCGYDAIQTHSTPQNNILQNGFFAATKAEEKTNPGLFVDILVRMEDVTGKVLEGLTAATPEQERMATIQKRQKEMADAAKENGQYVAYVRDMFGGNEYYLFVYQRFGDVRLVGAPPEAVGKFGGDTDNWMWPRHTGDFSMFRVYADKNNKPTAGPSADNVPYVPKKHLPVSLQGISEGDFAMVFGFPGRTQRFLPAAGLQMTLDQSNPARIKLRDTRLKLWKEDMDVNPTLRLQYASKYANIANYWKYFIGQNEGMNRLKTVDAKKAEEAALAQWISQDPARQQQYGEALPSINQAYAGLREYNLSSQYVNEAAFGTEIITLASRMMPLYMTLKTTPTDKAALSKATADLQEPVAEYFKDYSASTDKKVFAALMSLYMKDVPAAQLPDVFQTVQKQYGGSMQKYADYVFANSFLTSEAKVKAFLAAPTLAKLEADPGFKTFNSVYLNYTQNILPKMQALQSGLTRANRLYVAALREKNSQKVYSPDANSTIRLSYGTVRPYKGRDAVRYDYKTTAQGILEKEDASNPEFVVPQKELELLKQKDYGRFADKDGNLPVAFITDNDITGGNSGSPVINGRGELIGLAFDGNWEAMTGDLAYDPELKRCINADIRYVLWCIEKLGNAKHIVDEMTIVNNGPNPGVGAATASVSNGLGDVEKMKVKTDDGQKTKVKKKKGKETTAAGM, encoded by the coding sequence ATGCGCACCAATCACTGGGCCAAGGCCCTGCTGCTGACGCTGCTGCTGCCCTTCACGGCCCGCGCCGACGAAGGCATGTGGCTGCCGCTCTTCGTGAAGCGGCTCAACCAGGCCGACATGCAGAAAAAAGGCCTCAAGCTCACGGCCGAAGAAATCTACGACGTCAACAACGCCAGCCTCAAGGATGCCGTGGTGCAGCTCGGCGGCTTCTGCACCGGCGAGTTCGTCAGCAGCCAGGGTTTGCTGCTCACCAACCACCACTGCGGCTACGACGCCATCCAGACCCACAGCACGCCCCAGAACAACATCCTGCAGAACGGCTTCTTCGCCGCTACCAAAGCCGAAGAGAAGACCAACCCCGGCCTGTTCGTGGACATTCTGGTGCGCATGGAAGACGTGACCGGCAAAGTGCTGGAAGGCCTCACGGCCGCCACGCCCGAGCAGGAGCGCATGGCCACCATCCAGAAGCGCCAGAAGGAAATGGCCGACGCGGCCAAGGAAAACGGCCAGTACGTGGCTTACGTGCGCGACATGTTCGGCGGCAACGAGTACTACCTGTTCGTATACCAGCGCTTCGGTGACGTGCGCTTGGTGGGCGCCCCGCCGGAAGCCGTGGGCAAGTTCGGCGGCGACACCGACAACTGGATGTGGCCCCGCCACACCGGCGACTTCTCGATGTTCCGCGTCTACGCCGACAAAAACAATAAGCCCACCGCCGGCCCCAGCGCCGACAACGTGCCCTACGTGCCCAAGAAGCACCTGCCCGTAAGCCTGCAGGGCATCAGCGAAGGCGACTTCGCCATGGTGTTTGGCTTTCCCGGCCGCACCCAGCGCTTCCTGCCCGCCGCCGGCCTGCAGATGACCCTGGACCAGAGCAACCCCGCCCGCATCAAGCTGCGCGACACGCGCCTCAAGCTGTGGAAGGAAGACATGGACGTGAACCCCACGCTGCGCCTACAGTATGCTTCCAAGTACGCCAACATCGCCAACTACTGGAAGTACTTCATCGGCCAGAATGAAGGCATGAACCGCCTGAAAACCGTGGACGCCAAGAAGGCTGAAGAAGCCGCCCTGGCTCAGTGGATCAGCCAGGACCCCGCCCGCCAGCAGCAGTACGGCGAGGCCCTCCCCAGCATCAACCAGGCCTACGCCGGCCTGCGGGAGTACAACCTGAGCAGCCAGTACGTGAACGAAGCCGCTTTCGGCACCGAAATCATCACGCTGGCTTCGCGCATGATGCCGCTCTACATGACCCTGAAAACCACGCCCACCGACAAAGCCGCCCTCAGCAAAGCCACCGCCGACCTGCAGGAGCCCGTGGCCGAGTATTTCAAGGACTACAGCGCCAGCACCGACAAAAAAGTGTTTGCCGCGCTGATGAGCCTCTACATGAAGGACGTGCCCGCCGCCCAGCTGCCCGACGTGTTCCAGACCGTGCAGAAGCAGTATGGCGGCTCGATGCAGAAGTACGCCGACTACGTGTTTGCCAACTCCTTCCTGACCTCGGAAGCCAAGGTGAAGGCCTTCCTGGCCGCGCCCACGCTGGCCAAGCTGGAAGCTGACCCCGGCTTCAAGACCTTCAACTCGGTGTACCTGAACTACACCCAGAACATTCTGCCCAAGATGCAGGCCCTGCAAAGCGGCCTCACCCGCGCCAACCGCCTCTACGTGGCCGCCCTGCGCGAGAAGAACAGCCAGAAAGTGTACTCGCCCGATGCCAACTCCACCATCCGGCTCAGCTACGGCACCGTGCGCCCCTACAAAGGCCGCGACGCCGTGCGCTACGACTACAAAACCACGGCCCAGGGCATTCTGGAGAAGGAAGACGCCTCTAACCCCGAGTTTGTGGTGCCCCAGAAAGAGCTGGAGCTGCTGAAGCAGAAAGACTACGGCCGCTTCGCCGACAAGGACGGCAACCTGCCCGTGGCCTTCATCACCGACAACGACATCACAGGCGGCAACTCCGGCTCGCCGGTTATTAACGGCCGCGGCGAGCTGATTGGGCTGGCCTTCGACGGCAACTGGGAAGCCATGACCGGTGACCTGGCCTACGACCCGGAGCTGAAACGCTGCATCAACGCCGACATCCGCTACGTGCTCTGGTGCATCGAGAAGCTCGGCAACGCCAAGCACATCGTCGATGAAATGACCATCGTCAACAACGGTCCCAACCCCGGCGTGGGCGCCGCCACCGCCTCGGTAAGCAACGGCCTGGGCGACGTGGAAAAGATGAAAGTGAAAACCGACGACGGCCAGAAAACCAAAGTCAAGAAGAAGAAAGGCAAGGAAACCACTGCCGCCGGCATGTAG
- the yidD gene encoding membrane protein insertion efficiency factor YidD: MSAVFRKLLLGLLWVYRHLISPLTPASCRYTPTCSAYAVQAIEKHGPWHGGRLALRRIARCHPWGGHGHDPVP; encoded by the coding sequence ATGTCTGCTGTTTTCCGCAAGCTGCTGCTGGGTTTGCTCTGGGTGTACCGCCACCTGATTTCGCCGCTCACGCCGGCCAGCTGCCGCTACACGCCCACCTGCTCGGCCTATGCCGTGCAGGCCATCGAAAAGCACGGCCCCTGGCACGGCGGCCGGCTGGCGCTGCGCCGCATCGCCCGCTGCCACCCCTGGGGCGGCCACGGCCACGACCCGGTTCCTTGA
- a CDS encoding PorV/PorQ family protein, translating to MKKHFMAKCYPILSVLLLTGFITHAQGSGPGVRGARAAALGHASVTLNDVWAVGNNAAGLGQLSAPTAAVYAENRYLLSALNTVALAVAAPLGKVENGLARRGVVGVEVQRFGGKLYSEQRIGAGYGYRGGLVSIGARVDLLQLSIEGLGSRRAVAVSLGGQAELVPKRLVFGAYLYNLNQAKLAEYQQERVPTVLKAGLSYRPTAKVMLNIETEKEVEQSADFKAGVEYRVIDALALRAGLRTLTEETTGGLGFRAGALQIDYAAAWHAALGLSQHLSIGLSFNAKQP from the coding sequence ATGAAAAAGCACTTTATGGCAAAATGCTACCCGATTCTGAGTGTCTTATTGCTAACCGGATTCATCACCCACGCGCAGGGCAGCGGCCCCGGCGTGCGCGGAGCCCGCGCCGCCGCCCTCGGCCATGCCTCCGTCACGCTGAACGACGTGTGGGCCGTGGGCAATAACGCTGCCGGCCTGGGCCAGCTCAGCGCCCCCACGGCGGCCGTGTACGCCGAAAACCGCTACCTGCTCAGCGCCCTCAACACCGTGGCGCTGGCCGTGGCCGCGCCGCTGGGCAAGGTGGAAAACGGGCTGGCCCGCCGCGGCGTGGTGGGCGTGGAGGTGCAGCGCTTCGGCGGCAAGCTCTACAGCGAGCAGCGCATCGGGGCCGGCTACGGCTACCGCGGCGGCCTCGTCAGCATCGGGGCGCGGGTGGATCTGCTGCAGCTGAGTATTGAGGGGCTGGGTAGCCGGCGGGCGGTGGCCGTATCGTTGGGCGGGCAGGCCGAGCTGGTGCCCAAGCGGCTGGTGTTTGGCGCCTACCTCTACAACCTCAACCAAGCCAAGCTGGCCGAATACCAGCAGGAGCGGGTGCCCACCGTGCTCAAGGCCGGCCTCTCGTACCGGCCCACGGCCAAGGTGATGCTCAACATTGAAACCGAAAAGGAAGTGGAGCAGTCGGCCGACTTTAAGGCCGGCGTGGAATACCGCGTGATTGACGCCTTGGCGCTGCGGGCCGGCCTGCGCACGCTCACCGAGGAAACTACCGGCGGCCTGGGCTTCCGCGCCGGCGCGCTGCAGATCGACTACGCCGCTGCCTGGCACGCGGCCCTGGGCCTCAGCCAGCACCTGAGCATTGGGCTGAGCTTCAACGCCAAGCAGCCATGA